TCTCCATGCGGGCCGCCCGCTGGCCATAATCAAAAGTCAGGGCAAAAAGCACTTTGGTCTTTTTTACCGCGGCCGCGGCTGAGACCGTCGAATCCAGCCCGCCGGAAAGCAGGACAATGCTTGGGGTCAAATCTTTACATTTTACATTCTTGACAGTAGTCCGCGCCGTTTTCATATTTATATCTTTGTTATCGGTTTAATTTATTGTCTCTTTTTCGCATCTATGTAAAATGTTAAGATTTGACCCCATATTCGCTATTCAAAATAAGTGACCGAATTGGCCAGTCCTTCCCAAACGGTTATGGAGTGGACAGCCTTGGTTTTCTTCTTGATATCCCGAAAAATATAAACCGCGATCCACTCGGCCGTGGCGTTGTGTTTCTTGAAAAAGGTCAGATCATTGAGGGACTTATGGTCTAACCTTTTCAGGATCGAGTCAAGCTGCGCTTTGATCTTATGGAAATCAAGAGCCATGCCAATCTTGTCCAGTTTCCCAACCCTAATCCGGGCTTCTATCCGGTAAGTGTGCCCGTGGATCCCGGCGCAGTCGCCATGATAGCCCCTAACCCTGTGCGCCGCGGAAAAAGAACCCTGAACCGACAGCTCAAACATGCTTCCTCCTAAAATCCTCCGATGTCCCCCTTTGGTAAAAGGGGGACACCGGAGGATTTGTTTCTATTAATTGTCATGAATTTCCTTAAGACTATTCTTTAGCAG
The genomic region above belongs to bacterium and contains:
- a CDS encoding 6-carboxytetrahydropterin synthase; the encoded protein is MFELSVQGSFSAAHRVRGYHGDCAGIHGHTYRIEARIRVGKLDKIGMALDFHKIKAQLDSILKRLDHKSLNDLTFFKKHNATAEWIAVYIFRDIKKKTKAVHSITVWEGLANSVTYFE